The following proteins are co-located in the Desulfobaccales bacterium genome:
- a CDS encoding Panacea domain-containing protein translates to MRINENQPVLIDFSREKLIHAIIFFLRNTRYCGKLKLFKLLYFLDFLHFKQTAKSVTGLKYYAWEMGPVPKDLFFELNNPGEDLTKCIYIPKKTLNFEFFKMVPRCNFDKRYFSKREIRLMEQLAEIFRDAQADDMTDISHLPNMPWDKTINTKGENAEIDYLLAIDDKVDSLSLAEAKERINEMREVKSLFDK, encoded by the coding sequence ATGCGCATTAATGAAAATCAGCCGGTTTTGATTGATTTTTCTCGGGAGAAATTGATCCATGCGATCATATTTTTCCTAAGAAATACGAGGTATTGTGGGAAACTTAAGCTGTTCAAGTTGCTTTATTTTCTCGATTTTCTGCATTTTAAACAAACCGCCAAATCAGTAACCGGCCTGAAGTATTATGCCTGGGAAATGGGGCCGGTTCCCAAGGATTTATTCTTTGAACTTAATAACCCCGGTGAAGACCTGACTAAGTGTATTTATATCCCAAAAAAGACCTTAAACTTTGAATTCTTTAAAATGGTTCCGCGATGCAATTTTGATAAGCGTTATTTCAGTAAAAGAGAAATTAGGTTAATGGAGCAATTAGCAGAAATTTTTAGGGATGCCCAGGCAGATGATATGACTGATATTTCACATTTGCCTAATATGCCATGGGATAAGACGATCAATACCAAGGGTGAAAATGCTGAAATAGATTATTTATTAGCCATAGATGATAAAGTTGATTCTTTATCTTTGGCGGAAGCTAAAGAGAGAATAAATGAAATGCGGGAAGTGAAATCATTATTTGATAAATGA
- a CDS encoding SH3 domain-containing protein, which produces MPLRVTANHLNIRGGPGKRFPIEGTLSRGDVIDPLDTTGWVPVELEDGTVGWVAAEYLEVVPDDSRASVPEGQPYDFSTREGTIAAIIAECRKQGLSLPAQIAYVLATVEWETGGTFQPIHERGPRSYFEKYEGRRDLGNTQPGDGYRYRGRGYVQITGRANYEKYARIIRKDLVGQPDLALEPEIALFILVDGFRTGAFTGKKLIDFINERQADFVNARRCISALDRAQEIAALAEKFLRSI; this is translated from the coding sequence ATGCCTCTCCGAGTAACGGCTAACCACTTAAATATTCGTGGGGGGCCCGGGAAGCGCTTCCCCATTGAGGGCACCCTGTCCCGGGGGGATGTCATTGACCCCCTGGACACCACAGGCTGGGTGCCGGTGGAACTGGAGGACGGCACGGTCGGCTGGGTAGCGGCGGAGTATCTGGAGGTAGTGCCGGATGACTCGAGAGCGTCCGTTCCGGAGGGCCAGCCTTACGATTTCTCCACCCGGGAGGGGACCATCGCGGCCATCATTGCCGAGTGCCGTAAGCAGGGCCTCTCCTTGCCGGCGCAGATCGCCTATGTGCTGGCCACGGTGGAGTGGGAGACAGGGGGGACATTCCAGCCCATCCATGAGAGGGGGCCCAGGTCATATTTCGAGAAGTATGAGGGCCGACGGGACCTGGGAAACACGCAACCCGGGGACGGCTACCGCTACCGCGGCAGGGGGTATGTTCAGATCACCGGCCGGGCTAACTATGAGAAGTATGCCCGGATAATAAGGAAGGACTTGGTGGGGCAGCCGGACCTGGCCCTGGAGCCGGAGATCGCCCTGTTTATCCTGGTGGACGGGTTCCGCACGGGGGCATTCACCGGCAAAAAGCTGATAGACTTCATCAACGAGCGACAGGCCGACTTCGTAAACGCCCGCCGGTGCATCAGCGCCCTGGACCGGGCCCAGGAGATTGCGGCCTTGGCTGAAAAATTCCTCAGATCGATTTAG
- a CDS encoding restriction endonuclease subunit S → MKKLRKEAVEVTSISDPRISKRIILPGRFARVYVQEGQGTVFFGGKQIFELDPSNKKYLSLIHHSKRIKDQLRLEKNMVLITCSGTIGRVTLVPEHWEGWTANQHIIRVVPSSDEIAGYLYVFLTSDYGRELITRFTYGAVVHEIDDRHVSQVAVPLLKDKYVQHEINRIALEANEKRTQAYYAEQQAIRITNEEVVHAES, encoded by the coding sequence TTGAAAAAGCTGCGAAAAGAAGCAGTCGAGGTTACCAGCATTAGCGACCCCCGCATTAGCAAGCGAATTATCTTACCTGGTCGTTTTGCTCGCGTCTACGTCCAGGAAGGACAAGGGACAGTCTTCTTTGGGGGTAAACAAATCTTTGAACTTGACCCTTCCAACAAGAAGTATCTGTCGCTAATCCATCATAGCAAAAGAATCAAGGATCAACTCCGGCTCGAAAAGAATATGGTTCTGATCACATGTAGCGGAACAATAGGAAGGGTCACGCTGGTGCCTGAGCATTGGGAAGGATGGACTGCAAATCAACATATTATTCGGGTTGTGCCGTCATCCGATGAAATAGCGGGCTACCTTTATGTCTTCTTAACTAGTGATTATGGGCGTGAACTCATTACCCGTTTCACTTATGGAGCCGTTGTTCATGAGATAGATGACCGCCATGTAAGCCAGGTAGCCGTTCCTTTGCTCAAAGACAAATATGTTCAGCACGAAATCAATCGCATTGCCCTCGAGGCAAACGAAAAACGAACCCAAGCCTACTACGCCGAGCAGCAAGCCATACGTATAACCAACGAGGAAGTGGTCCATGCTGAATCATAA
- a CDS encoding N-6 DNA methylase, whose translation MSELQKYSLLSTHIDIKGKAYEELVGANLRGDRGEFFTPRNVMHMTVEILDPRDDERVLDPACGTGGFLVIAMNKVHARLEAQLMNELGRLKTEWRDEEKRVFQERVREIAESNFFGFDLNPDLVKATKMNMVMNNDGSGNIFQTNSLLPPHEWDADFRRDLAKALGIKESSIRNASSIGFFDVIVTNPPFGSKIPIKDPHILGQYDLAHIWRKDKNDRTRWTKTNKLQNSVPPEQLFVERCIQLLKPGGRLGIVLPDSILGSPGLGYIRHWLIRNTQTIASIDLHLDTFQPRNGTQTSVLILRKKTLEQIHEEERTGRMADYPIFMAVVDRIGHDKRGNPIFKRDKHGNEILVPETEIISIGEIANGSKTAKVESKRKVIDDQTPLVVKAFKKWWEQEGLSW comes from the coding sequence GTGAGCGAACTTCAGAAATATTCACTACTGAGCACTCATATCGATATTAAAGGTAAGGCATATGAGGAGCTTGTGGGTGCAAACCTTCGCGGTGATCGTGGCGAATTCTTCACTCCCCGAAACGTCATGCACATGACCGTGGAGATACTCGATCCCCGTGATGATGAAAGGGTGCTCGACCCGGCATGTGGGACGGGCGGTTTTCTTGTTATTGCCATGAATAAGGTTCACGCTCGGCTCGAAGCACAGCTTATGAATGAACTGGGCAGGCTAAAAACCGAATGGAGGGACGAAGAGAAGAGGGTTTTTCAGGAACGCGTTCGGGAAATTGCTGAAAGCAATTTCTTTGGCTTCGACCTGAATCCTGACCTGGTCAAGGCCACCAAGATGAATATGGTCATGAACAATGACGGCAGTGGCAATATCTTCCAGACTAATTCTCTGCTTCCGCCCCACGAGTGGGATGCAGACTTCCGACGCGACCTTGCCAAGGCTTTGGGAATTAAGGAATCCTCCATCAGAAACGCCAGCTCTATCGGTTTCTTTGATGTAATAGTCACCAATCCACCCTTTGGCAGTAAGATTCCTATCAAAGACCCCCACATCCTTGGGCAATATGACCTAGCCCACATTTGGCGGAAGGATAAGAACGACCGAACCCGTTGGACAAAGACCAACAAATTGCAAAATTCAGTTCCGCCGGAACAACTCTTTGTTGAGCGTTGCATCCAACTTCTCAAGCCAGGCGGTAGACTCGGTATTGTTCTGCCGGATTCCATTCTGGGTTCGCCAGGCCTCGGTTACATCCGGCATTGGCTGATAAGGAATACCCAGACCATCGCCAGCATTGATCTTCACCTCGATACTTTTCAGCCAAGAAATGGCACCCAGACTTCGGTACTTATTCTTAGGAAAAAAACACTCGAACAGATACATGAGGAAGAACGAACCGGCCGAATGGCAGATTACCCTATATTCATGGCTGTTGTTGACCGCATCGGTCACGACAAGCGTGGCAATCCTATTTTCAAGCGAGACAAACACGGAAATGAAATTCTTGTTCCGGAGACTGAAATCATTTCCATCGGCGAAATAGCCAATGGTTCCAAAACTGCCAAAGTTGAATCAAAGCGCAAAGTTATAGATGACCAGACGCCCTTAGTGGTAAAAGCCTTTAAGAAGTGGTGGGAACAGGAAGGATTGTCATGGTAG
- the speD gene encoding adenosylmethionine decarboxylase, translating into MRATDFAEALGPHLKVDLYECDPMVLADLDAVYEFLDRAPDILGMTKIMPPYVFKYRPLPGHEDSGISGVVMIAESHVSIHTWPEKGFAALDLFSCKPFDIAAAVEFSESWFKAGHYHLKLTNRGLEFPRNLAVVQGYMDRERRVLGGG; encoded by the coding sequence ATGAGGGCGACAGACTTTGCCGAAGCGCTTGGGCCGCACCTGAAGGTGGACCTTTATGAGTGCGACCCGATGGTGTTGGCCGATCTTGATGCGGTCTATGAGTTTCTGGACCGCGCCCCGGATATTCTGGGGATGACCAAGATCATGCCTCCCTACGTCTTCAAATATAGGCCCTTGCCTGGTCATGAGGACAGCGGCATCTCGGGTGTGGTGATGATTGCCGAAAGCCATGTGAGCATTCATACCTGGCCAGAGAAGGGTTTTGCCGCGCTTGACCTGTTCAGTTGCAAGCCATTCGACATCGCCGCCGCCGTGGAGTTCTCTGAGAGCTGGTTTAAAGCCGGCCATTATCACCTGAAGCTGACCAACCGCGGTCTGGAATTCCCCCGCAATCTGGCGGTGGTGCAGGGCTACATGGACCGGGAACGGCGGGTGCTGGGGGGTGGATGA
- a CDS encoding LPD38 domain-containing protein, with product MGWKKENEFVGTKKEDATEPPQGWPTKAEITQGAEQYNVPKIFKWLLARLEWKPELGFYFARLKLPSRMVIQLKKTGEYNYFSQSAIDLFPDSDIKHGTGNQPIPTKYVDTGKNSNFAYTFYFPFGRLTVDSLKDGRTEMILYPLHGWVPAQVYEKIVAFWTKQTENAPKEQEVTKEIKEGEKETKEKEGPDRATPQEMSQAYERLKRLANSIGFTVRRTPQGIHVTNRDVDYKHIIPVPAADKTWESHAVIPRSWLRDLESAEKALTEWLDRVREKEPWQMTKGEYKSIRKWSSGELHKNWEEDQVNAVRSAYLSGKPVPKDVLNEAGGEAAFAPLPHEMTASEFLAASLRKPGDPIKFTRLVSDSGETYAIITFPTKLEPAGREVEFTVEAWPEVRNEDSKAKQKALQEYMAIPSNRKEGKLANHVWLFNIGNVEKYLGREYLWHNVAIDKALEQGKPIRKDILQEYYGTSKQTSPKYRLTVDENIRRGREAMERVIAEHADVPGAMWREDLGDISFYWGKPGNPEKDFKGGYGVTHIIAKRNAEGEDGEAIARKMVEVIAKGDIRKESGPEEGKRVEIGFENHVAILSKYRFGERETWLLTGWKGAPGEPGEVYGSAKPTHEGPTRFRPSMGAGAKEIISPAGEEGKVTQEMVEAAFPGLEVRRARFFDGYRVLLPHQGLEIAIRLNGDILLPDAAALRAAGYSEEDIRGIQQNAEDYVLAGAWQVIDGGGIITLAKGEGRQTLRHEVFHAAADLVLTDKERQAILKEFGDWEAAARAYETWKPTEKPHSIFQKILDFFRQIWEAFRPTWEGTFRRIERGEVWQRRPREEDVFGEPIRYKVRGTANYEKTGNLPEDFVKTPDGSINFGEVDKEAAQIIRRQAGPVRLQVGKEEARSGFGLIHIKARHEKKILKLGYPNVESFIHDVAANYVQIRKGGGAALLLVKPNGLNKIAAIELTPGEAEDFYTIKSAWLGRPEYIEKFELLWERRVPVAAKPGIAPSLSSFPQGPEKGTPDAEGQSKLSVENIVSPGQKGKTPKYSLRPKEQEAIEAYREKYLAPTEPRESRDVVSTAKGLKDKLVEKAQRFYDQVVDRWAAWERLAERAVRAGAKVPHGEHITNALSFMRGVEGRVRQGLTGEYVYQDRMDFDPDLKEVVFTGDDLVRKGPSFNRRLEPLRELAKRRGQTVDEVMDDFEVFLVAQRDLELAGEFGNRMAGEIKGVHPEESKAVLAALTRKYGDDLRVLMDTGLSLLEWSDEMNLQPLLQVGFIDELTYKAIKAKNQFYAPFKRLLDQTNDYIAAHLAAQGVSSNVIKQIKGSEKQILSPLQTWIELAYKAQWAYARNKVYRAAYITGKAYEDAEVYEVPAKYVPVDFNQKQEIDAQLRQELLDLARELKVDVKVVATLRGRRLGEFSRMLKEEVAEGLISEELAGQIRLRFATSEKTLSHELGHAIDDQYDLVGLLIERGTPEMRRELRRIADQRASEADSKSFKRYVRKKTEQVAEFVNRYITDRETARAVAPETTAVFEQFLNQHDLLRPLLTFRPSARAGLMDFQNRVWARSPLPPEPGCVPYYRDGKRRWLKLPPDLYAAAQNLMPAEMGILMQIARIPADMLRSGAILVPEFSLGRNPIRDIIQAWIFSRFGFNPLKWFRDAYLLISKDPATMEFYRQWESGGGPMATLAESFVEPEKITADYLKGKESQVKYFANPLHALRYASAYLENLTRFSIYKQAREKGLSHAEAIHEARRTTLDFSRAGGHPTVRYLNVTIPFWNASVQGMDKLATELTGPNRKAVARRLAMLAGVSVLIYLLARDDDRYKELEDWERNYFWHLPLGKNAPLLRIPKPFEAGILFGSVAERLVEAMLTKDPKGVKSAMAAAWDAATPEIIPTIARPYIEAKANYDFFRGRPIEDISLQRLPAGLRAKPWTTETAKAVGRLTDISPVQMEHFIRQWTGGLGANYFLPGIDLLLRKTGMVEDIPQPAQDKIQQVWGVRTFFTKPPTGWRAKSVNDFFERYQEVLLADQGWKTLWQSGDKARLEQFLEEHPEAMYARVARKIMDELSKVKKERQQVYASKALTPEQKRVKLEALDARVVELARLGNAFMSTEAAATVKMPPSYRLEQGIRKPWRPEDYYELTARQTYEAFKQFQGRRWQDMDRDDRDTLVETLLRKARREVTYEPKGTGEEDKSSIAGLLVTKKKARDVKDQEASTLHDMLMQKEKRKKAQKFYEIGALL from the coding sequence GTGGGGTGGAAGAAGGAAAATGAATTTGTGGGTACAAAAAAAGAGGATGCCACAGAACCACCTCAAGGATGGCCGACTAAGGCTGAAATCACACAAGGAGCTGAACAGTATAACGTTCCTAAAATATTCAAATGGTTACTCGCAAGGCTGGAATGGAAACCGGAATTGGGATTCTATTTCGCAAGACTGAAATTACCATCCCGCATGGTTATTCAACTCAAGAAGACCGGTGAATATAATTATTTTAGTCAATCTGCTATTGACCTGTTCCCAGACTCTGACATCAAACATGGCACGGGGAACCAACCCATACCAACCAAATATGTTGATACCGGTAAAAACTCCAACTTCGCATATACTTTCTATTTTCCTTTCGGCAGGTTGACAGTTGACTCTCTGAAAGACGGTCGGACGGAAATGATACTGTATCCTCTCCATGGCTGGGTGCCAGCACAAGTCTATGAGAAGATTGTTGCTTTTTGGACTAAACAGACAGAGAATGCCCCGAAAGAACAGGAGGTTACTAAGGAAATCAAAGAGGGTGAAAAAGAGACCAAAGAGAAAGAAGGGCCAGACCGGGCCACTCCTCAGGAGATGAGTCAGGCGTATGAACGGCTCAAGAGGTTGGCAAACTCTATTGGTTTCACTGTCAGGAGAACGCCCCAAGGAATTCATGTCACCAATAGGGATGTGGATTATAAACACATCATACCAGTGCCAGCGGCTGACAAAACCTGGGAAAGTCATGCGGTAATCCCGAGAAGCTGGCTCCGGGATTTGGAGAGCGCAGAGAAAGCATTAACAGAATGGCTTGATCGAGTCAGGGAGAAAGAACCTTGGCAGATGACCAAGGGTGAATACAAGAGCATCAGGAAGTGGAGTAGTGGTGAATTACATAAAAATTGGGAGGAGGACCAGGTTAATGCAGTAAGGTCGGCATATCTGTCCGGAAAACCTGTCCCCAAAGATGTCTTAAATGAAGCGGGCGGCGAGGCAGCGTTCGCCCCCCTGCCCCACGAAATGACCGCAAGCGAATTTCTTGCGGCGTCCTTGCGCAAGCCAGGCGACCCTATCAAATTCACCCGCCTTGTCAGTGATTCTGGGGAAACCTACGCCATAATCACCTTCCCTACAAAGCTGGAGCCTGCGGGCAGAGAAGTCGAATTTACTGTTGAAGCGTGGCCAGAGGTCCGTAACGAAGATAGCAAGGCTAAGCAGAAGGCCTTGCAGGAATATATGGCCATACCGAGTAACAGGAAGGAAGGAAAACTAGCCAATCATGTGTGGTTATTCAATATCGGGAATGTCGAAAAATATTTGGGGAGGGAATATCTCTGGCACAACGTTGCAATAGATAAAGCTTTGGAGCAAGGCAAGCCGATACGGAAGGACATTTTGCAGGAATATTACGGGACTTCCAAACAAACTTCCCCAAAGTATCGTCTGACCGTTGACGAAAACATTCGCCGGGGCCGGGAGGCCATGGAGCGGGTTATTGCCGAGCACGCGGACGTGCCGGGAGCCATGTGGCGGGAGGACCTGGGGGACATCTCGTTTTACTGGGGCAAGCCAGGGAACCCGGAGAAGGATTTCAAGGGCGGCTATGGGGTTACCCACATCATCGCCAAGCGGAACGCTGAGGGCGAGGACGGCGAGGCCATCGCCCGGAAAATGGTGGAGGTCATCGCCAAAGGAGATATCCGCAAAGAATCAGGGCCGGAAGAGGGCAAGCGGGTGGAAATAGGCTTTGAAAACCATGTCGCCATTCTCTCCAAATACCGGTTTGGAGAAAGGGAGACATGGCTTTTGACCGGCTGGAAAGGAGCCCCTGGTGAACCTGGGGAAGTGTACGGTTCCGCCAAGCCTACGCATGAAGGGCCTACGCGTTTTCGTCCCTCCATGGGAGCAGGGGCTAAAGAAATTATAAGCCCTGCCGGTGAGGAGGGCAAGGTCACCCAGGAGATGGTGGAGGCGGCCTTCCCCGGCCTGGAGGTTCGACGGGCGCGATTTTTTGACGGCTACCGAGTGCTCCTGCCCCACCAAGGCCTTGAGATTGCTATTCGCCTGAATGGTGACATTCTCTTGCCGGATGCGGCGGCTCTCCGAGCGGCTGGATACTCAGAGGAGGACATCAGGGGTATCCAGCAAAATGCCGAGGATTATGTGCTCGCCGGCGCGTGGCAGGTCATCGACGGCGGCGGCATCATCACCCTGGCCAAAGGTGAGGGCCGGCAGACCCTGCGCCACGAGGTGTTTCATGCCGCCGCGGACTTGGTGCTGACCGACAAGGAGCGCCAGGCCATCCTCAAGGAGTTCGGCGACTGGGAAGCCGCGGCCCGGGCGTATGAAACCTGGAAGCCGACTGAGAAACCCCACAGCATCTTTCAGAAAATTCTGGACTTCTTCCGGCAGATTTGGGAGGCCTTCCGGCCCACCTGGGAGGGCACATTCCGACGGATTGAAAGAGGTGAGGTCTGGCAGCGGCGGCCCCGGGAGGAGGACGTATTCGGGGAGCCCATCCGTTACAAAGTGAGAGGCACAGCGAATTATGAGAAGACGGGTAACTTGCCGGAGGATTTTGTCAAAACTCCCGACGGGTCCATAAACTTCGGGGAAGTTGACAAAGAAGCGGCGCAGATCATCCGCAGGCAAGCCGGACCTGTCAGATTGCAGGTGGGAAAAGAGGAAGCCCGGAGCGGTTTTGGGTTAATCCATATCAAAGCCAGGCACGAGAAGAAAATTCTAAAACTGGGCTACCCCAATGTGGAATCCTTTATTCATGACGTGGCAGCCAACTATGTTCAAATCAGGAAGGGAGGAGGAGCCGCTCTACTGTTGGTAAAGCCGAACGGCTTAAACAAAATTGCGGCGATTGAGTTGACCCCGGGAGAAGCAGAAGATTTCTACACGATTAAATCTGCGTGGTTGGGACGACCTGAGTATATTGAAAAATTCGAGTTGCTTTGGGAACGGCGCGTACCCGTTGCGGCTAAACCCGGCATAGCCCCCTCTTTAAGCTCCTTTCCGCAAGGGCCGGAGAAAGGAACCCCGGACGCTGAGGGCCAAAGCAAACTTTCTGTTGAAAATATAGTTTCTCCCGGGCAAAAAGGCAAGACCCCCAAGTACTCTCTCCGTCCAAAGGAACAGGAGGCTATTGAGGCTTACCGGGAAAAATATCTGGCCCCGACGGAGCCTCGGGAGTCCCGGGATGTAGTCTCCACCGCCAAGGGTCTCAAAGACAAGCTGGTGGAAAAGGCCCAAAGGTTCTATGACCAAGTGGTGGACCGGTGGGCAGCCTGGGAGAGACTGGCGGAGCGGGCCGTCCGGGCCGGGGCCAAGGTGCCGCACGGGGAACACATCACCAACGCCCTCTCCTTCATGCGGGGGGTGGAAGGCCGGGTGCGCCAGGGCCTGACCGGCGAGTATGTCTATCAGGACCGGATGGACTTTGACCCCGACCTGAAAGAGGTGGTGTTCACCGGCGACGACCTGGTTCGCAAGGGCCCCAGTTTCAACCGCCGGCTGGAGCCGTTGCGGGAACTGGCAAAACGACGCGGCCAGACGGTGGACGAGGTGATGGACGACTTCGAGGTCTTCCTGGTGGCCCAGCGCGACCTTGAGCTGGCCGGGGAGTTCGGCAACCGGATGGCGGGCGAAATCAAGGGGGTCCATCCGGAGGAAAGCAAGGCGGTTCTCGCCGCCCTGACACGCAAATATGGCGATGACTTGCGCGTGCTGATGGATACCGGCCTTTCCTTGCTGGAGTGGTCCGATGAGATGAACCTACAGCCCCTGCTCCAGGTGGGCTTCATTGACGAATTAACCTATAAGGCAATCAAGGCGAAAAACCAGTTTTATGCCCCCTTCAAGCGTCTGCTGGACCAGACCAATGACTACATAGCGGCGCACCTGGCCGCCCAGGGCGTGTCCAGCAACGTCATCAAGCAGATCAAGGGTTCCGAAAAGCAGATTCTCTCCCCCTTGCAGACCTGGATTGAACTGGCCTACAAGGCCCAGTGGGCCTACGCCCGGAACAAGGTCTATCGGGCGGCGTACATCACCGGCAAGGCCTACGAGGACGCCGAAGTCTACGAGGTTCCCGCCAAGTATGTGCCGGTGGACTTTAACCAGAAGCAGGAGATTGATGCTCAGCTTCGCCAGGAGCTTCTGGACTTGGCCCGGGAACTCAAGGTGGACGTGAAGGTGGTGGCCACCCTGCGGGGGCGGAGGCTGGGGGAATTCAGCCGGATGCTCAAGGAGGAAGTGGCCGAGGGCCTGATTTCTGAAGAGCTTGCTGGCCAAATCAGACTACGGTTTGCCACCAGTGAGAAGACCCTCTCTCACGAACTCGGCCATGCCATTGACGACCAATATGACCTTGTGGGGCTTTTGATTGAGCGGGGCACCCCGGAAATGCGGCGGGAGCTCCGGCGCATTGCCGACCAACGGGCCAGCGAAGCTGACAGCAAATCTTTCAAGCGCTATGTCCGGAAGAAGACAGAGCAGGTGGCGGAGTTTGTCAACCGCTACATTACAGACCGGGAAACCGCCAGGGCGGTGGCCCCGGAGACCACGGCGGTTTTCGAGCAATTCCTGAACCAGCACGACCTGCTGAGGCCCCTACTGACCTTCCGGCCTTCCGCCCGAGCCGGCCTGATGGATTTCCAGAACCGGGTCTGGGCCCGTTCGCCCCTGCCGCCGGAGCCCGGCTGCGTACCCTACTACCGGGACGGCAAGCGGCGGTGGCTGAAACTGCCGCCAGACCTTTATGCTGCCGCCCAGAACTTAATGCCGGCCGAGATGGGTATTCTGATGCAGATTGCCCGCATTCCGGCGGACATGCTCCGGAGCGGGGCCATCCTGGTGCCGGAATTCTCCTTGGGCCGCAACCCAATCCGGGACATCATCCAAGCCTGGATATTCTCCCGTTTCGGCTTCAACCCACTCAAGTGGTTTAGGGATGCTTATCTGCTGATTTCCAAAGATCCGGCCACCATGGAGTTCTATCGGCAGTGGGAATCCGGCGGTGGGCCCATGGCCACCTTGGCTGAGAGCTTTGTGGAGCCGGAGAAAATCACGGCGGATTACCTCAAAGGCAAAGAGAGCCAGGTAAAATACTTCGCCAATCCCCTGCACGCCCTGCGCTATGCCTCCGCCTACCTGGAGAACCTAACCAGGTTTTCCATCTACAAACAGGCCAGGGAAAAGGGCCTGAGCCATGCCGAGGCCATCCACGAGGCCAGGCGCACCACCTTGGATTTCAGCCGGGCCGGGGGCCACCCAACGGTGCGCTACCTGAACGTGACGATTCCCTTCTGGAACGCCTCCGTCCAGGGCATGGACAAGCTGGCCACGGAACTCACCGGCCCTAACCGCAAGGCGGTGGCCCGCCGGCTGGCCATGCTGGCTGGGGTATCAGTGCTCATTTATCTCTTGGCCCGTGATGACGACCGCTACAAAGAGCTGGAGGACTGGGAGCGCAACTACTTCTGGCACCTCCCCCTGGGAAAGAATGCTCCCCTCTTACGGATTCCCAAGCCCTTCGAGGCTGGCATTCTGTTCGGTTCCGTGGCGGAGCGCCTGGTGGAAGCCATGCTCACCAAGGACCCCAAGGGCGTGAAGTCTGCCATGGCCGCCGCCTGGGATGCGGCCACCCCGGAGATCATCCCTACCATAGCCCGGCCCTACATCGAGGCCAAGGCCAACTATGACTTCTTCCGCGGTAGGCCCATAGAGGACATCAGCCTCCAGCGCCTCCCCGCTGGTCTGCGGGCCAAGCCGTGGACCACGGAGACCGCCAAGGCCGTGGGCAGGCTGACGGACATTTCGCCGGTGCAAATGGAGCATTTCATCCGCCAATGGACGGGCGGCCTGGGGGCCAACTACTTCCTGCCCGGGATCGACCTCCTCCTACGCAAGACAGGGATGGTAGAGGATATTCCCCAGCCAGCCCAAGACAAAATCCAGCAGGTCTGGGGGGTCCGCACCTTCTTCACCAAGCCGCCGACGGGCTGGCGAGCCAAGAGCGTCAACGACTTCTTTGAGCGCTATCAGGAGGTTTTGCTGGCCGACCAGGGCTGGAAGACCCTCTGGCAATCCGGCGACAAAGCCAGGCTGGAGCAGTTTTTGGAGGAGCACCCCGAGGCCATGTATGCCCGGGTGGCCCGGAAGATTATGGACGAGTTGAGCAAGGTCAAAAAAGAGCGCCAGCAGGTCTATGCTAGCAAGGCTCTGACGCCGGAGCAGAAGCGGGTGAAGCTGGAAGCCCTGGACGCCCGGGTGGTGGAGCTGGCTCGCCTGGGCAACGCCTTTATGTCCACGGAGGCCGCGGCTACGGTGAAAATGCCTCCAAGCTACCGCCTGGAACAAGGTATCCGCAAGCCTTGGAGACCGGAAGATTACTATGAGCTGACGGCCCGCCAGACCTATGAGGCTTTCAAGCAGTTCCAGGGGCGCAGGTGGCAGGATATGGACCGCGATGACCGGGACACACTGGTGGAGACCCTGCTCCGGAAGGCTCGCCGTGAAGTCACCTATGAGCCGAAAGGAACAGGTGAGGAAGATAAGAGCTCGATAGCTGGTCTGCTCGTGACTAAGAAAAAGGCCCGGGATGTCAAGGACCAGGAGGCGTCAACCTTACATGACATGCTCATGCAGAAGGAGAAACGCAAAAAGGCACAGAAATTCTATGAAATAGGCGCATTGCTGTAA